From Suncus etruscus isolate mSunEtr1 chromosome 6, mSunEtr1.pri.cur, whole genome shotgun sequence, one genomic window encodes:
- the NREP gene encoding neuronal regeneration-related protein yields the protein MVYYPELSVWVNQDPFPNQEMEGRLPKGRFPIPKEVNRKKNEESKAAFMTPLGSCEWPSPRINHLHYF from the exons GTTTATTACCCAGAACTATCTGTCTGGGTCAATCAAGACCCATTTCCAAACCAGGAAATGGAAGGAAGGCTTCCTAAG GGAAGATTTCCTATCCCCAAGGAAGTGAACCGCAAGAAGAATGAGGAGAGCAAGGCTGCCTTCATGACTCCTCTTGGCAGCTGTGAATGGCCCTCCCCGAGAATCAACCACCTCCACTATTTTTAA